In a single window of the bacterium (Candidatus Blackallbacteria) CG13_big_fil_rev_8_21_14_2_50_49_14 genome:
- a CDS encoding nitroreductase, translated as MHKPAATEAELIDPIRERWSPRAFDPSQEIPAPLLAEVFEAARWAPSCFNEQPWRYLIFGKNDALRAEVEACLNPTNGWAAQASHLIVICALKTFSHNQKPNRHAAYDSGAASMALILQAQSRGLASHQMAGFKREELEKALQIPAESVECLAIMALGYACEAEEKSGLSPEQLEKEKAPRQRKALEQIALQGKTWAFGS; from the coding sequence ATGCACAAACCTGCCGCCACAGAAGCCGAACTGATTGATCCGATTCGTGAGCGCTGGAGCCCACGCGCCTTTGATCCCAGCCAGGAAATACCTGCCCCCTTGCTGGCAGAAGTGTTTGAAGCCGCCCGCTGGGCCCCCTCCTGCTTCAATGAACAGCCCTGGCGCTATCTGATTTTTGGCAAAAACGACGCCCTGCGCGCCGAGGTCGAAGCCTGCCTGAATCCCACCAATGGTTGGGCTGCTCAAGCCAGCCATCTGATCGTCATTTGTGCCCTGAAAACCTTCAGCCACAACCAAAAACCCAATCGCCACGCAGCCTATGACAGTGGAGCAGCCAGCATGGCCTTGATTCTGCAGGCCCAAAGCCGTGGCTTGGCCAGCCACCAAATGGCCGGTTTCAAACGCGAAGAACTGGAAAAAGCCCTGCAAATTCCAGCTGAAAGTGTGGAGTGTCTGGCAATCATGGCCCTGGGCTATGCCTGTGAGGCAGAAGAGAAATCAGGTTTAAGCCCCGAACAGCTTGAAAAAGAAAAGGCCCCCCGCCAACGTAAAGCACTTGAGCAAATTGCCTTACAGGGCAAGACTTGGGCGTTTGGATCGTAA